A region from the Methylocella sp. genome encodes:
- a CDS encoding vitamin B12-dependent ribonucleotide reductase, with amino-acid sequence MHIARRYTKEGQSPYAEIEFRLTKSEIRNPDGSVVFALEGVEVPTAWSQVAADVLAQKYFRKAGVPAQLKRIEENAVPSFLWRSAPDEAALASLPKAERYISEISSKQVFDRLAGTWTYWGWKGGYFDSETDAQAFFDELRFMLAKQIAAPNSPQWFNTGLHWAYGIDGPSQGHYYVDPETEELVKSLSAYEHPQPHACFIQSVADDLVNEGGIMDLWVREARLFKYGSGTGSNFSKLRGENEKLSGGGKSSGLMSFLKIGDRAAGAIKSGGTTRRAAKMVVVDADHPDVEDYIEWKVKEEHKVAALVTGSKVMKKALKAILRACVNCEGPGDDCFNPEKNPALKKEIKLARRAFVPDASIKKTIQMARQGQTDIDFETFTTDWDKEAYLTVSGQNSNNSVRVTDAFLRAVEEDADWSLIRRLDGKVHKTIKARALWDKIGHAAWASADPGLQYHTTINDWHTCPAAGPIVASNPCSEYMFLDDTACNLASLNLLQFRDPGTGDLDIEAYEHAVRLWTIVLEISVMMAQFPSKEIAENSYRYRTLGLGYANIGGLLMSSGIAYDSEQGRAICGAFSAILTGVSYATSAEMAGELGAFAGYADNADAMLRVMRNHKRAADGEAFGYEALSIAPVPLDHAALPVKALGDHSRAAWARAVALGEQHGYRNAQVSVVAPTGTIGLVMDCDTTGIEPDFALVKFKKLAGGGYFKIINRAVPEGLRALGYPEPQIDEIVAYAVGHASLRDAPAINHASLAAKGFTEAKLAELEATLAGAFDIKFVFNKWTLGAEFLAANLKIPAEKLEDQNFDLLTHLGFSRAEIDAANVYVCGAMTVEGAPHLKLEHYAVFDCASPCGRTGKRYLSVESHIRMLAAAQPFISGAISKTINMANDAKVEDCKEAYMLSWRLGLKANALYRDGSKLSQPLNSQLIEDDDDEADEAVEVLIASNAPARASAVAEKIVERVVERIERLRERERLPDRRKGYTQKAVVGGHKVYLRTGEYVDGRLGEIFIDMHKEGAAFRSLMNNFAIAISVGLQYGVPLEEYVDAFTFTRFEPAGFVQGNDAIKNATSILDYIFRELAISYLGRNDLAHIDPTDFGPDALGKGETQGRQQQGPMPASTAKFVSSGFVRSKSDKLMLVQGGTKGATALKENLAQDVEAQLGQLSWATPAEGAAIAEKRTQARMKGYTGEACSECGNFTLVRNGTCLKCDTCGATTGCS; translated from the coding sequence ATGCATATTGCGCGGCGCTACACTAAAGAGGGCCAATCCCCCTATGCGGAGATCGAATTCCGCTTGACCAAAAGCGAGATTCGCAACCCCGACGGGTCGGTCGTGTTCGCCCTTGAAGGCGTCGAAGTGCCGACCGCCTGGAGCCAAGTCGCCGCCGACGTTCTGGCGCAAAAATATTTCCGCAAGGCCGGCGTGCCAGCCCAGTTGAAGCGCATCGAGGAAAATGCGGTCCCCTCTTTCCTGTGGCGCTCCGCCCCCGACGAGGCGGCCCTCGCAAGCCTGCCCAAGGCCGAACGCTATATTTCCGAGATCTCCTCCAAGCAGGTGTTCGACCGGCTCGCCGGGACATGGACCTATTGGGGCTGGAAAGGCGGTTATTTTGATTCCGAGACCGACGCGCAAGCCTTTTTCGACGAATTGAGGTTCATGCTGGCAAAGCAGATCGCCGCGCCCAATTCGCCGCAATGGTTCAACACCGGCCTGCATTGGGCCTATGGCATCGACGGGCCGAGCCAGGGTCACTATTACGTCGATCCGGAGACGGAAGAACTCGTCAAATCGCTGTCGGCTTATGAGCATCCGCAGCCGCATGCCTGTTTCATTCAGTCCGTCGCCGACGACCTCGTCAACGAGGGCGGCATCATGGACCTTTGGGTGCGCGAGGCGCGCCTATTCAAATATGGCTCCGGCACCGGCTCGAATTTCTCGAAGCTCCGCGGCGAGAACGAGAAGCTTTCGGGCGGCGGCAAATCATCGGGCCTGATGTCATTCCTGAAAATCGGCGACCGCGCCGCCGGCGCGATCAAATCCGGCGGCACCACCCGGCGCGCGGCGAAGATGGTCGTCGTCGACGCCGATCATCCCGATGTCGAGGATTACATCGAATGGAAGGTGAAGGAGGAGCACAAGGTCGCGGCTCTCGTCACCGGCTCCAAGGTCATGAAAAAAGCGCTGAAGGCGATTCTCCGCGCCTGCGTCAATTGCGAAGGCCCCGGCGATGATTGCTTCAACCCGGAAAAGAATCCGGCGCTGAAAAAGGAGATCAAGCTCGCCCGCCGCGCTTTCGTGCCGGACGCCAGCATCAAGAAGACGATCCAGATGGCCCGGCAGGGTCAGACCGACATCGACTTCGAGACCTTCACCACCGATTGGGACAAGGAAGCCTATCTCACCGTTTCCGGCCAAAACTCCAACAATTCCGTCCGCGTCACCGATGCTTTTCTGCGCGCGGTCGAGGAGGACGCCGATTGGAGCCTGATTCGCCGGCTCGACGGCAAAGTGCATAAGACCATCAAGGCCCGCGCATTGTGGGATAAGATCGGCCATGCGGCCTGGGCTTCGGCCGATCCGGGCTTGCAATATCACACGACGATCAATGATTGGCACACCTGCCCGGCCGCAGGCCCGATCGTCGCGTCGAACCCCTGCTCCGAATATATGTTCCTCGACGATACGGCGTGTAACCTCGCCTCGCTGAACCTGCTGCAGTTCCGCGATCCCGGAACGGGCGACCTCGACATCGAGGCTTACGAACATGCCGTCCGGCTGTGGACCATCGTGCTCGAGATCTCGGTAATGATGGCGCAATTTCCCTCAAAAGAGATCGCCGAGAATTCCTACAGATATCGCACCTTGGGTCTTGGCTACGCCAATATCGGCGGCCTCTTGATGTCGTCCGGCATCGCTTACGACAGCGAGCAAGGCCGCGCCATCTGCGGCGCGTTCTCCGCGATCCTGACCGGCGTCTCCTATGCGACTTCCGCCGAAATGGCCGGCGAACTCGGAGCGTTCGCGGGCTATGCCGACAACGCCGACGCTATGTTGCGCGTGATGCGCAATCACAAGCGCGCGGCCGATGGCGAGGCCTTCGGCTATGAGGCCCTGTCGATCGCTCCCGTTCCGCTTGATCATGCGGCGCTGCCCGTGAAAGCGCTCGGCGATCATTCCCGCGCCGCCTGGGCGCGCGCCGTCGCGCTCGGCGAACAGCATGGCTATCGCAATGCGCAAGTCAGCGTCGTCGCGCCGACCGGCACGATCGGACTGGTGATGGATTGCGACACCACAGGCATCGAGCCTGATTTCGCTCTCGTCAAATTCAAGAAGCTCGCCGGCGGCGGCTATTTCAAGATCATCAACCGCGCCGTCCCTGAAGGTCTTCGCGCGCTCGGCTATCCAGAGCCGCAAATCGACGAGATCGTCGCCTATGCCGTCGGCCACGCCTCGCTGCGGGACGCGCCTGCGATCAACCACGCGAGCCTCGCCGCCAAAGGCTTCACGGAAGCCAAGCTCGCGGAGCTGGAGGCGACTTTGGCCGGCGCCTTCGACATCAAATTCGTCTTCAACAAATGGACTCTCGGAGCCGAGTTTCTCGCCGCCAATTTGAAAATTCCGGCGGAAAAACTCGAAGACCAGAACTTTGATCTTTTGACGCATCTTGGCTTCTCCCGCGCGGAAATCGACGCCGCCAACGTCTATGTCTGCGGGGCCATGACCGTCGAAGGCGCGCCGCATCTCAAACTCGAACATTATGCCGTGTTCGATTGCGCGAGCCCGTGCGGGCGCACCGGCAAGCGCTATTTGTCGGTCGAGAGCCACATCAGAATGCTGGCGGCGGCGCAGCCGTTCATTTCGGGCGCGATCTCGAAGACGATCAACATGGCCAATGACGCGAAGGTCGAGGATTGCAAGGAGGCCTATATGCTCTCCTGGCGGCTCGGGCTCAAAGCCAATGCGCTCTATCGCGACGGCTCGAAATTGTCGCAGCCTTTGAACAGCCAATTGATCGAGGACGATGACGACGAGGCGGATGAAGCCGTCGAAGTTCTCATCGCCTCCAATGCGCCCGCGCGCGCAAGCGCCGTCGCCGAAAAAATCGTCGAGCGCGTCGTCGAGCGGATCGAGCGCCTCCGGGAGCGCGAGCGCCTGCCTGACCGACGCAAGGGCTATACCCAGAAGGCGGTGGTCGGTGGCCACAAGGTCTATTTGCGCACGGGCGAATATGTCGACGGCCGCCTCGGCGAAATCTTCATCGACATGCACAAGGAAGGCGCCGCCTTCCGCTCGTTGATGAATAATTTCGCCATCGCGATTTCGGTCGGGCTGCAATATGGCGTGCCGCTCGAGGAATATGTCGACGCCTTCACCTTCACGCGCTTTGAGCCTGCGGGATTCGTGCAGGGCAATGACGCGATCAAGAACGCGACCTCGATCCTCGATTACATCTTCCGCGAGTTGGCGATCTCCTATCTCGGCCGCAACGATCTCGCGCACATCGATCCAACCGACTTCGGTCCTGACGCCTTGGGCAAAGGCGAGACGCAGGGACGCCAGCAGCAAGGCCCGATGCCCGCGTCAACGGCAAAATTCGTGTCGAGCGGCTTCGTGCGCTCGAAAAGCGACAAGCTGATGCTGGTGCAAGGTGGCACCAAGGGCGCGACCGCGCTGAAGGAAAATCTCGCGCAAGACGTGGAGGCGCAACTCGGCCAGCTCAGCTGGGCGACGCCAGCGGAAGGCGCCGCCATAGCCGAAAAGCGCACCCAAGCGCGGATGAAAGGCTATACGGGCGAAGCCTGCAGCGAATGCGGAAATTTTACGCTGGTGCGCAATGGGACGTGCCTCAAGTGCGACACCTGCGGGGCTACGACGGGGTGTAGCTAA